In the genome of Misgurnus anguillicaudatus chromosome 11, ASM2758022v2, whole genome shotgun sequence, one region contains:
- the abcg8 gene encoding ATP-binding cassette sub-family G member 8 yields MSDQSVLHSSTAVNQSTGRDIRLFSSSEEDSSLYFTYSGGRNELEVHNLSYEVDTAAQIPWYERLSEFKMPWEMHSNKQTAIKDLNLRVHSGQMLAVIGSSGCGKTSLLDIITCRDEGGTVKSGEILINKKPCTRSLVKKNIAHVRQDDRLLPHLTVRETLAFVAQLRLPSHFTQEQRDQRVDDVIAELRLRQCAHTRVGNEYVRGVSGGERRRVSIAVQLLWNPGILILDEPTSGLDSFTAHNLVITLSRLARGNRLVLLSVHQPRSDIFQLFDLVVLLSSGSAVYCGQAKDMVPYFTALGYPCPRLCNPSDYYVDLISIDRRNPEIEAACLEKTRTLAAQFVEKVNNTEDFMWKSEDYGPQLDDPQSVTSISQMDAVITVSKQKDRLPGKLHQFTVLIKRQVFNDYRDLVTLMVHGFEALLMSLLIGFLYYGAGGQSLSVQDTVALLYMMGALTPFAVVLDVIAKCHSERAMLYHELEDGMYSVTSYFFAKVLGELPEHCVFTLVYGLPIYWLAGLNYAPDRFLLNFLLVWLIVYCSRCMALFVAAALPTLQTSSFMGNAFFTVFYLTAGFVISLDNMWLVASWFSYISFMRWGFDGMLQVQFQGVKIPVSIGNVTVELDGIKVVEMMKMNQYPLYSCFLVLIAVAFVFMLLYFVSLKYIKQKSSQDW; encoded by the exons ATGTCGGACCAAAGCGTTCTTCATAGCTCTACAGCTGTGAACCAGAGCACG GGACGGGACATCAGACTTTTTTCATCTTCAGAAGAAGACAGCAGTCTGTATTTCACTTACAGTGGTGGACGCAATGAACTGGAAGTTCATAATCTCAGCTATGAG GTGGACACAGCAGCACAGATTCCCTGGTATGAGAGGCTGTCAGAGTTTAAGATGCCTTGGGAGATGCACAGCAACAAGCAAACAGCCATTAAGGATTTAAACCTACGTGTACACAGTGGCCAGATGCTTGCTGTAATTGGCAGCTCAG GTTGTGGCAAGACTTCCTTATTGGACATCATAACGTGTCGAGACGAGGGTGGCACTGTGAAATCAGGAGAGATTTTGATCAATAAGAAACCTTGCACGCGCTCCCTGGTAAAGAAAAACATCGCTCACGTGCGGCAGGATGACCGTTTGTTACCGCATCTCACAGTAAGAGAGACGCTCGCTTTTGTGGCACAACTGCGGCTGCCCTCACACTTCACCCAGGAGCAGAGAGATCAAAGG GTGGATGATGTCATTGCAGAGTTGCGGCTGAGGCAGTGTGCACACACGCGGGTGGGGAATGAGTATGTGAGGGGGGTGTCAGGGGGTGAGAGGAGAAGAGTAAGCATTGCTGTACAGCTACTCTGGAATCCTG GTATTCTCATCCTAGATGAGCCTACCTCTGGTCTAGATAGCTTCACAGCCCATAATTTGGTCATTACATTGTCCCGTCTGGCTCGAGGGAATCGTCTGGTCTTGCTCTCCGTCCATCAGCCCCGTTCAGATATCTTTCAGCTCTTTGATCTGGTGGTGCTCTTGTCATCCGGTTCAGCAGTGTACTGCGGTCAGGCCAAAGACATGGTACCCTACTTTACCGCTCTTGGATACCCCTGTCCACGGTTGTGCAACCCTTCTGACTACTATG TGGACTTGATAAGCATCGATCGGCGCAATCCTGAAATAGAAGCAGCGTGTTTGGAGAAAACCAGAACTTTAGCAGCACAGTTTGTGGAGAAGGTGAACAACACAGAGGATTTCATGTGGAAATCAGAAGATTACGGTCCACAGCTGGACGATCCTCAAAG CGTCACCTCCATATCACAGATGGATGCGGTGATCACAGTGTCCAAGCAAAAGGACAGACTTCCGGGTAAACTTCACCAATTCACAGTCCTGATCAA ACGGCAGGTCTTTAATGACTATCGTGATCTGGTGACGCTGATGGTTCATGGTTTCGAAGCGCTGCTGATGTCACTGCTCATTGGTTTTCTTTATTACGGGGCTGGAGGGCAGAGTTTATCTGTACAAGATACTGTGGCCTTGCTTTACATGATGGGGGCCCTGACACCCTTTGCTGTGGTGCTGGACGTCATAGCAAAGT GTCATTCAGAAAGAGCCATGCTTTATCATGAACTGGAGGATGGGATGTACTCAGTCACCTCATACTTTTTTGCCAAG GTCCTCGGCGAGCTTCCAGAGCACTGTGTTTTTACACTGGTATACGGTTTGCCCATCTACTGGCTGGCTGGGCTCAATTATGCTCCTGATCGGTTTCTTCTCAACTTCCTGTTGGTGTGGCTGATAGTGTACTGCAGTCGCTGCATGGCACTATTTGTGGCAGCAGCCCTGCCAACATTGCAGACGTCTTCCTTCATGGGCAACGCATTCTTCACCGTCTTCTACCTGACGGCAGGCTTTGTCATAAGTCTAGACAACATGTGGCTGG TGGCGTCCTGGTTTTCCTACATCTCCTTCATGCGCTGGGGTTTTGATGGAATGCTGCAGGTTCAGTTTCAAGGAGTCAAAATCCCAGTTTCAATTGGAAATGTGACTGTAGAATTAGATGGTATTAAA GTGGTGGAGATGATGAAAATGAACCAGTATCCACTTTATTCCTGCTTCCTGGTGCTTATTGCTGTTGCTTTTGTTTTCATGTTGCTCTATTTTGTGTCACTCAAATATATTAAACAGAAATCCAGTCAGGATTGGTAA
- the abcg5 gene encoding ATP-binding cassette sub-family G member 5, which produces MSKSYSMQDIYQKNDFSGSFKMESEMGTAIANPNYTEPSCCLSVKNVSYTVSEHVGPWWDLPSYRKKWTRQILNDVSFHVNSGEIMGILGNSGSGKTTLLDAIAGRIGNSGSLLGEVYINGRKLKRDQFQDCFSYVLQSDNLLSYLTVEETLTYTAQLALRHHSAEAICKKVTAVMAELSLGHVAHSVIGGRIFPGISGGERRRVSIASQLLQDPKVILLDEPTTGLDSMTANQIVVLLAELAKRDRIVIVTIHQPRSELFRIFNRIAIMSKGELVFCGQPEEMVDFFSSCGYECPEYCNPFDIYVDMTSVDTRCSEREAVTYSRMHDITSAFCSSDIYKDMLERIEHSCQRPDKPMIPFKSKESPNCLSKLTVLLRRTVRNMSRDRMGILMRLSQNLIYGLFIAFFLMKLEIDVAKGAVQDRIGIIYQAMGASPYTGMLNAVALFPALRAISDQESKDGLYQKWQMFLAYIIHILPFSIISVFIFTSFLYWTVGMNPDPLRFLCFSAVVLVPHVIGELLTLVLLGVVQDPNMVNSGVALLNVAGIMLGSGFLRSFKQMPVVFQWLSYLTFQRYGCELLIVTEFYGLNFTCAPLPGLPGSCLIESGNQIINEGYPGAPSRYTQDFLLLYAFLPALVILGIITFKIRDYLTRR; this is translated from the exons ATGAGTAAATCTTATTCCATGCAAGATATTTATCAGAAGAATGATTTTAGTGGATCTTTTAAAATGGAGTCTGAGATGGGGACAGCCATTGCAAACCCAAACTACACAGAACCTTCATGCTGCCTGAGTGTCAAAAACGTGTCCTATACTGTCAG tgagCATGTAGGACCCTGGTGGGACCTTCCATCATATAGAAAAAAATGGACAAGGCAGATATTAAATGATGTGTCATTTCATGTGAACAGTGGTGAGATCATGGGAATTCTGGGAAACTCGG GTTCTGGTAAGACCACTCTTTTAGATGCTATAGCGGGAAGAATTGGGAATTCTGGTTCTCTCCTGGGAGAAGTTTATATAAATGGAAGAAAGCTTAAAAGGGATCAATTTCAAGACTGTTTCTCCTATGTCCTGcag AGTGACAATCTGTTGAGCTACCTGACAGTGGAGGAAACCCTGACATACACCGCTCAGCTTGCTTTAAGACATCACTCTGCTGAAGCCATATGCAAGAAG GTAACTGCAGTCATGGCAGAGCTGAGTTTAGGACACGTGGCTCACAGCGTGATAGGGGGACGCATTTTCCCTGGTATTTCGGGTGGAGAGAGAAGAAGGGTCTCCATCGCCAGCCAGCTTCTTCAGGACCCCA AAGTGATCCTTCTGGATGAGCCTACCACAGGATTGGACAGCATGACGGCCAATCAGATTGTGGTGTTGCTTGCCGAACTGGCCAAAAGGGATCGAATAGTCATAGTGACCATTCATCAGCCGCGGTCAGAACTTTTCAGA ATCTTCAATAGAATCGCGATCATGAGCAAAGGAGAACTGGTGTTTTGTGGACAGCCTGAAGAGATGGTTGATTTTTTCAGCAGCTGTGGATACGAATGTCCTGAGTACTGCAACCCCTTcgatatttatg TTGATATGACCTCTGTGGACACACGCTGCAGTGAGAGGGAGGCTGTTACCTATAGCCGAATGCATGACATCACATCAGCCTTTTGCAGCTCAGACATCTATAAAGACATGCTGGAGAGGATCGAACACAGCTGCCAAAGACCAGACAAACCCATGATCCCCTTCAAAAGCAAAGAGTCCCCCAACTGCCTTTCCAAACTGACCGTTTTGCTTAG GAGGACTGTCCGTAATATGTCTCGTGACAGAATGGGGATTCTCATGCGCCTCTCTCAGAATCTGATCTATGGTCTCTTCATTGCTTTTTTTCTAATGAAACTGGAAATTGATGTAGCTAAAGGTGCTGTGCAAGACCGAATCGGCATAATCTACCAAGCCATGGGTGCTTCACCCTATACTGGCATGCTGAATGCTGTGGCTCTGT ttCCTGCTTTAAGGGCCATTTCTGATCAGGAAAGTAAAGACGGCTTGTACCAGAAATGGCAGATGTTTCTAGCTTATATTATTCATATTCTTCCCTTCAGTATAATCAGTGTCTTCATCTTCACCTCTTTCTTATACTG GACTGTTGGCATGAATCCAGATCCCTTGAGATTCCTATGTTTTTCAGCGGTGGTCCTGGTGCCTCATGTTATAGGAGAACTCCTAACATTGGTCTTGTTGGGTGTTGTTCAAGACCCCAACATGGTTAACAGTGGGGTAGCTCTACTCAATGTAGCTGGTATCATGCTGGGCTCTGGCTTTCTAAG GAGTTTTAAGCAAATGCCTGTGGTATTCCAGTGGTTGAGTTATCTAACCTTTCAGAGGTATGGATGTGAGCTTCTGATCGTCACTGAGTTTTATGGTCTGAACTTCACATGTG CACCTTTACCTGGTTTGCCTGGATCATGTTTAATAGAAAGTGGCAATCAGATTATAAATGAAGGCTATCCAGGAGCCCCCTCTCGCTACACACAAGACTTTCTTCTGCTCTATGCATTCCTCCCTGCACTCGTCATACTGGGAATCATCACCTTTAAGATACGAGATTACCTCACCAGACGCTGA
- the dync2li1 gene encoding cytoplasmic dynein 2 light intermediate chain 1 isoform X1, translating into MPKISSDTLWDVAAAEVRKRENRADAEEDCEEHGHLLTDRTVFFMGSKAGGKTTILLRFLDRDEAPKPTLALEYTFGRRARGHNTPKDVAHLWELGGGISLSDLVQIPITADNLSTLSVVLVLDLSKPNAMWETMERLLGSARNHVDKVCSLPQKTGESISSKQQRQNRVPRVLHKDYPDRELISPFPVPLLIIGSKFDIFQELESEKRKVICKTLRFVAHFYGASLIFTNSKSEGTMSKARSFINQLAFGTEKPKSISTDPSKPLIIPAGLDSLSQIGPPVTSDIDIGALHAKNPFDLWKKVFERVFPPKNVEEYTELKDPVKDPQYSEPLIDSMRAQKDQELEQYKRQQAKSWKSLELDP; encoded by the exons ATGCCTAAAATAAG CTCGGACACGTTATGGGATGTGGCTGCGGCGGAGGTTCGCAAAAGGGAGAACAGGGCCGATGCTGAAGAGGATTGTGAGGAACACGGGCACCTTCTCACTGACAGAACGGTTTTCTTTATGGGCAGTAAAGCAGGG GGTAAAACAACAATATTGCTGAGGTTTCTCGACAG AGATGAAGCACCTAAACCTACTCTTGCACTGGAGTACACTTTTGGTAGACGGGCAAGGGGTCACAATACG CCTAAAGATGTAGCTCATCTGTGGGAACTGGGAGGAGGGATCTCTTTATCAGACCTAGTTCAGATTCCCATAACAGCTGATAATCTCAG tacattGTCTGTGGTACTTGTTTTGGATCTGTCTAAACCCAATGCCATGTGGGAGaccatggagaggcttcttggTTCAGCTCGAAACCATGTGGATAAAGTTTGTTCATTACCTCAAAAGACAGGAGAATCCATATCCAGCAAACAACAAAGGCAGAATAGAGTCCCACGTGTCCTTCACAAGGACTATCCG GACAGAGAGCTTATTAGCCCTTTCCCTGTTCCTCTTCTCATAATTGGAAGCAAGTTTGACATCTTTCAG GAATTGGAATCAGAGAAAAGAAAAGTGATCTGTAAGACTCTACGCTTTGTAGCCCACTTTTATGGAGCATCATTGATT TTCACCAACAGCAAATCAGAAGGGACGATGTCTAAAGCCAGAAGTTTTATTAATCAGCTGGCGTTTGGGACTGAAAAACC aAAGTCAATATCTACAGATCCCAGCAAGCCTTTGATTATTCCAGCTGGTTTAGACTCCCTCAGTCAGATTG GTCCCCCTGTAACATCTGATATTGATATTGGAGCCCTACATGCCAAAAACCCCTTTGACCTTTGGAAAAAGGTTTTTGAAAGGGTTTTTCCACCAAAG AACGTCGAGGAATATACAGAGTTGAAGGATCCTGTAAAAGACCCCCAGTACAGTGAGCCCCTTATAGATTCAATGAGAGCACAAAAAGACCAG GAGCTGGAGCAGTACAAACGACAGCAAGCAAAGTCCTGGAAAAGTCTGGAACTTGACCCCTAG
- the dync2li1 gene encoding cytoplasmic dynein 2 light intermediate chain 1 isoform X2 — translation MGSKAGGKTTILLRFLDRDEAPKPTLALEYTFGRRARGHNTPKDVAHLWELGGGISLSDLVQIPITADNLSTLSVVLVLDLSKPNAMWETMERLLGSARNHVDKVCSLPQKTGESISSKQQRQNRVPRVLHKDYPDRELISPFPVPLLIIGSKFDIFQELESEKRKVICKTLRFVAHFYGASLIFTNSKSEGTMSKARSFINQLAFGTEKPKSISTDPSKPLIIPAGLDSLSQIGPPVTSDIDIGALHAKNPFDLWKKVFERVFPPKNVEEYTELKDPVKDPQYSEPLIDSMRAQKDQELEQYKRQQAKSWKSLELDP, via the exons ATGGGCAGTAAAGCAGGG GGTAAAACAACAATATTGCTGAGGTTTCTCGACAG AGATGAAGCACCTAAACCTACTCTTGCACTGGAGTACACTTTTGGTAGACGGGCAAGGGGTCACAATACG CCTAAAGATGTAGCTCATCTGTGGGAACTGGGAGGAGGGATCTCTTTATCAGACCTAGTTCAGATTCCCATAACAGCTGATAATCTCAG tacattGTCTGTGGTACTTGTTTTGGATCTGTCTAAACCCAATGCCATGTGGGAGaccatggagaggcttcttggTTCAGCTCGAAACCATGTGGATAAAGTTTGTTCATTACCTCAAAAGACAGGAGAATCCATATCCAGCAAACAACAAAGGCAGAATAGAGTCCCACGTGTCCTTCACAAGGACTATCCG GACAGAGAGCTTATTAGCCCTTTCCCTGTTCCTCTTCTCATAATTGGAAGCAAGTTTGACATCTTTCAG GAATTGGAATCAGAGAAAAGAAAAGTGATCTGTAAGACTCTACGCTTTGTAGCCCACTTTTATGGAGCATCATTGATT TTCACCAACAGCAAATCAGAAGGGACGATGTCTAAAGCCAGAAGTTTTATTAATCAGCTGGCGTTTGGGACTGAAAAACC aAAGTCAATATCTACAGATCCCAGCAAGCCTTTGATTATTCCAGCTGGTTTAGACTCCCTCAGTCAGATTG GTCCCCCTGTAACATCTGATATTGATATTGGAGCCCTACATGCCAAAAACCCCTTTGACCTTTGGAAAAAGGTTTTTGAAAGGGTTTTTCCACCAAAG AACGTCGAGGAATATACAGAGTTGAAGGATCCTGTAAAAGACCCCCAGTACAGTGAGCCCCTTATAGATTCAATGAGAGCACAAAAAGACCAG GAGCTGGAGCAGTACAAACGACAGCAAGCAAAGTCCTGGAAAAGTCTGGAACTTGACCCCTAG